A portion of the Edaphobacter lichenicola genome contains these proteins:
- a CDS encoding helix-turn-helix transcriptional regulator, translating to MDKSSLRVSYKQYSVVPKELMLYNRIAVLRSDRSLSRQALAQAVSVNTQTIGFLERGDYTPSLELAFKISRFFKLPVEAVFSPDPFRPLSEQVYMMEKREA from the coding sequence ATGGATAAAAGCAGCTTGCGTGTTTCGTATAAGCAATATAGTGTTGTTCCTAAGGAACTGATGCTTTATAACCGCATTGCCGTACTTCGTTCCGACCGTTCGTTGAGCCGTCAGGCACTGGCACAGGCAGTGAGCGTCAATACCCAAACGATCGGATTTCTGGAGCGAGGCGACTACACGCCGTCCCTGGAACTGGCGTTCAAAATTAGTCGGTTCTTCAAACTCCCGGTGGAGGCGGTGTTTTCTCCGGATCCGTTTCGGCCGTTGAGCGAACAGGTGTACATGATGGAGAAAAGGGAGGCATAG